atacagagaagacataatacccattctccttaaagttttccaaaaaatagaagaggagggaatactcctaaactcattctatgaagccaatatcaccctaataccaaaaccaggcaaagaaaccaccaaaaaagaaaactacagaccaatatccctcatgaacgtagatgcaaaaatactcaacaaaatattagcaaaccgaattcaaaaatacatcaaaaggatcatacaccatgaccaagtgggattcatcccagggatgcaaggatggtacaacattctaacgtccatcaatatcatccaccacatcaacaaaaagaaagacaaaaaccacatgatcatctccatagatgctgaaaaagcatttgacaaagttcaacatccattcatgataaaaactctcagcaaaatgggaatagagggcaagtacctcaacataataaaggcagtatatgacaaacccacatcatactgaacagcgagaagctgaaagcttttcctctgcgatcgggaacaagacagggatgcccactctccccagttattcaacatagtaatggagttcctagccacggcaattagacaaaacaaagaaatacaaggaatccaaattggtaaagaagaagttaaactgtcactatttgcagatgacatgatattgtacataaaatccctaaagactccactccaaaactactagagctaatatcggaattcagcaaagttgcaggatacaaaattaacacacagaaatctgtggctttcctatacactaacaatgaactaatagaaagagaaatcaggaagacaattccattcacaatagcatcaaaaagaataaaatacctaggaataaacctaaccaaggaagtgagagacctatcgtctgaaaactataagacactcttaagagaaattaaagaggacactaacaaatggaaactcatctcatgctcttgactaggaagaattaatatcatcaaaatggccatcctgcccaaagcaatatacagattcgttgcaatccctatcaaattaccaacagcattcttcaatgaactggaacaaatagtttaaaaattcatatggaaacaccaaagaccccgaataactaaagtaatcctgagaaggaagaataaagtggggggtatctcactccccaacttcaagctgtactacaaagccacagtaatcaagacaatttgatactggcagaagaacagagccacagaccaatggaacagaatagagactccaaacattaacccaaacatatatggtcaactaatattcgataaaggggccacggacatacaatggggaaatgacagtctcttcaacagatggtgctggcaaaactggacagctacatgtaagagaatgaaactggatcactgtctaaccccatacacaaaagtaaattcaaaatggatcaaagaattgaatgtaagtcatgaaaccataaaactcttagaaaaaaacataggcaaaaatcttagacataaacatgagtgacctcttcttgaacatatctccccaggcaagggaaacaaaagcaaaaatgaacaaatgggactatatcaagctgaaaagcttctgtacagcaaaggacaccatcaggtatcctacagtatgggagaatatattcgtaaataacagattcgataaagggttgacatccaaaatatataaagagctcacacacctcaacaaagaaaaagcaaataatccagtaagaaaatgggcacaggagctgaatagacagttctctaaagaagaaattcagatggccaagagacacatgaaaagatgctgcacatcgcttgtcatcagagaaatgcaaattaaaaccacaatgagatatcatctcacaccagtaaggatggctaccatccaaaagagaaacaacaacaaatgttggtgaggttgtggagaaaggggaaccctcctacactgctggtgggaatgcaaattagttcaaccattgtggaaagcagtatggaggttcctcaaaatgctcaaaatagaaataccatttgacccaggaacttcacttctaggaatttaccctaagaatgcagcactccagtttgaaaaagacaaatgcactcctatgtttattgctgcactatttacaatagccaagatatggaagcaacctaaatgtccatcagtagatgaatggataaagaagatgtggcacatatacacaatggaataatactcagctataagaaaaaaacagatcctaccatttgcaacaacatggatggagctagagggtaggtattatgctcagtgaaataagccaggcggagaaagacaagtaccaaatgatttcactcatatgtggagtataagagcaaaagaaaactgaaggaacaaaacagcagcggaagcacagaacccaagaatggactaacagttaccaaaaggaaagggactggggaggacgggtgggaagggaggaataagggcaggaaaaaagaaagggggcactacgattaacatgtatagtgtgcaggggggcacagggagggctgtgcaacacagagaagacaagtagtgattttacagcatcttagtatgttgatggacagtgactgtgaatgggtatgtcggggggacttggtgaggggggaagcctagtgaacataatgtccttcatgtaattgtagattaatgataccaaaataaaattaaaaaaaaaaaagagattagtGTAGCTAGAAAAAtcctttcattttttccccccCTTCTATTATTCTGGCATTGGGACATGGTGCCAAAAAGTGTAACTGCCACCATCAAAAATTCGACCTTCTGTCTAGACATGTCCTTTGATGACAGTGTCCTGATGACAAGCAGTTATGGTGGCCCTCCCTTAGGGGCCCTAGGCAGTGTTTACCAGTCCAGCAGACCCCAATCAACCCTGAGTCGGCCATGCAGGACCCAGGACACTGATGACCATGGAGACACTGCCCCGGGCCAGTGTCTTGAGGCCCTTCCTGTTGGGTCAAACTCTTGTTCTGGCTTTATCTAATCCAGAACTGCACTTTCCTGTACTGACTTCTCAGAGTATAAGCTATCAACTTATTTCCAAGTGAGGAGCTGTGGTTGACTATTTCACAAGACAGCTAACTGATGGCTTCTGCAGTGATGTCTACTAATTGGATTCTTAAGTTctaatttttcacttttcttgTGTTGCAATTCAATACTTTTCTGAAACGCACTTTTACCTTTATaaaaagtttgatttttttatctAAACCTTAAGTACTAGTCACAAATGAGGTACAGCTATTTTTCAATGGCTACCTCTTGATGGTGAGATAGGATTTCACCTAGAGTGGCTCTACTGGTacctgaaccaaacagaaaattttGTGGGGAAAATTAGGCTGCCAATCACCTTGAGTCTCAGAACCTCATCTTTTGTGCCTGTGGGTCAAGTTGGTTTTTCTCTGGCTGAGAGgttacatttgttttttattctttttgagttgttttctcttttataccCTTCACTTTCCTCTTACAAATGAACTTTTTACAAACTCTATGCTGACTACCTGGTGTCAGGAAGCTAGTTACTCTCTCTCAAGTGTCTAGGAGGTGTTCCCTTCTCTTGGTCAGTGACCATCTCCTcaccttccttcctcttccccccGCATGGTCTGCCTGTCCCCACGACGACCCCCTGCTCCCCACTCTCTGGGCTTCTCCAGGCCCTCACCTGTCATGCCCACCATCCTCCTCCAGGGCACAGGGGCCCGCCCTGTTATTGCCTAGCAGCAGACACCTTCTATTCTTGCTGCTGCTTCACCCACCTCACATGCTGACCCGGTGCAGAGGGTGCACGCAGGAACCGACTGCCCACACTCTTAACAGCTGTGAACTGCAGCATGTGACCAGACTACTTCtcaagagaaaaaagcaagctGCTCCCTGTCAGTTTCCTTTTACTTGCAGCATTTGCTTTCCTAGCTCACttgggatttcatttttctttcatactTTTCTGTAATGTTTGAACACTTGATAAGCCTATTTCCCATAATCAAAATCCATcaggttattttcattttgaaaataaaaattgtaactgGCTAACCTCCTGCAGTTCAACTGTATTCAGCTCATTTAATCCTGCCTAAACGGGGATGTCAGAGTAATAGCAACAAAGTAAGATGTTCAAACTGAGGCCAGCACAGCCTTAGACGTTCCCAGGCTGGTCACCGGACTCCCGTTTACATGGCTGGGATCACCCCCATCTGCCCATGGAACTGTTCTCCTTTCTCAGGCtacctttctctgcctcccagTGCATCCGTACCTTCTACCGGGCTTCCTCTTCCCATGTTTCTCTTCTCGAATACCCTACTCTAGCCCTGAAAAGACCAGAAGGTCTAAGTCAAACTCTAGGTAAATCAGTTGCGAGGGTCCCTTCTTATCACAGGTGTCCTGCTGCACTTCATCCCTCACTTTTCTCCTCAGCACCaagaagggaagaagagggagTCAGGGATATCAGGAGATGCATCTGAGGACAGCGCCTGCCTCACCTTGGTTAGCCTCTGAATGTTCTTCTTATAAAGAGAGGACAAGCATTGCTTCACCAGTCCCATGTTGTTATCACGAGTAAAGGTTTCACTGTGCTTGTTCACCAGGTTTCGGAGTTCTGAGGGGTTGTTGGTTGAATAAACTTGTGCTAACTCATGGTACGCATTGCTTAGAGGCTAAAGGTTTGAAGGTGAGACAAAAGTCAGATTAGAATATTAGAGGAATATCTTTTGTATAGGAAGCCAAAGAAAACACAGTACTGTGTTTGTAGCCAGTACACTCAATACCTTTTATTGTTATCTAATAATGAATTACAATTTTCCCAAAGCAAATGCCTAGTTTTTAAGACCAAAGACAGAAATTCACTATGGGGTAACTTGTGAAACAAGTCTTTGTAATACAGAGCAAATAACTACACAGCAGGTAAAAGTGCACTATAATGAGCAAAGGCTGCATGTCTCTTCTCTATTAGTGGCTCTTTTTCCACTGATAAATTACACTGGGAGAAGGCAGGCAAAACATCCATCATTCTCAACTCCCCTACGGGTTCTCACACACATATATGCCTCACCAAATGCAACGGGACAGTCAGTTACTTCTGATAAGCAGCAGGAAGACAGGAATAAGAGAACAGTGGCTGAGGGCCTACTAAGAGTTTGAGCTCTTTTAGGCATTTTAAACACATTATCCTCTATTTTAACTACTGAGAAATTGGGACAGAGGTCCAAGAGATTAAGAGCGGTCATGAGGAACACAGGCAGAAACTGGATGCTCTGACGTCTGTGTTCTTTTCACCATTTATGATATCATCATAAACATACTAACACTTGAAAATGATGCCTGCCAGGCATGAAAACCTCACTTTATAGAAGCATTCCTTCTAAAACAGGTCAGCTCAAGAGCCACCTGAAAGAACCATGGGGGTTCTCCAAAATGATCTGAGAACGGCTACCCTAAACCTACCCTGCCTACCACCTTCCATGAGATTCGAGGGACCTCTCTCAACTACCTTCCCTTCACACCTCGTCTATGACTAGGCAGCCACGACAGGGCTCTTAGGCCAAGGACACTTGGCTGTCTTCAACAAGATGGCACAAAAATCTTATTAGGAACATTTTCAAATTGACATTCTCAAATTTTGAGTTTTATGTAAGGAGTAACAGGGTAAAACTGTTGTCAAAATGACAGTGACTTCATAACTTTTGGACTACTCAATTTTACTTTAAACCAGGAGCATgtctttaaaaaacatatttttaaaatagttaattcattttttaatgtgatCCCAAACCTGGGTCCTCAAGGAAAACACACAAAAGTTTAGTGAGAACTTGTGGTCTTTATATGCAAGGGTTTTACTAAGATTTCCCAGCACCTGGGCAAACTGAGAGTTCAAAAAAAATCCACTCCTGAGAGTTCAAAAGTACTCCTTTTCAGTACTTTCACTAAATTATGAGGAAGATAACAAAAAATCAACCCATATGAGAGCTTAAACATCTATAGCTATACTTACCCATCTATAGCTACAGTTTTAAAGACATCTATAACAAAAGTCTGAAAACAGATTCCTAAGAAACACTCCTGATCAGATGGTGTATGGACTGGAAAACTCACCTTAATGAATCTACCCACAATTTGAGACGTGTATTTCGGTAGCTGTTGTACTTTTCCAAGTAATATCAAAGAAACTAGAATATACTTTTTATATGATTCCAACATGATGTGACTGACAGCCATGGCAGGAGTAGTTATAGCCTAAACAAGAGAAGAATGTTTCACGTAGAGAGCACATCACAGCAAAAAAGAGCAATCAACCACGTGGATTACTTTAACGAAAAAATACTCATATTAGGtgtcctattttttaaaataacatctttATTGAAATATGATTCACATACTATAATAACCCTTTTAATATACACCTTTCAGTGGTTTTGGTATATTCTCCATATTGTACAACTACCACCACTATCTAAGTCCAGAAATTTCATCTATCCAAAAAgaaacccacacccattagcagtcccattctctcctccctccagccccaggcaaccattCATCTACTTTACATCCTTATGGATTtgtttattctggacatttcatataaatggcatcataaatatgtggtcttttgtgattggcttctttcattcatgttgtagcacatATTGGTACCTCACTCCATTTTATGGTGGAATAGTATTACACTGTATGTAtagcattttgtttattcattcttcaaCTGGGCATTTGGGTGGTCTCCACCTTTCGGTCATTATGAATAAGGATGCTATGAACATTTggcacacacatttatttttgtgaggACACGTGTCGCATTTCTCTCAGGTATATTAGtagcagtggaattgctgggtcgtgTGATAACTATGTTTAACACTTCAAGGAATTccaaactgttctccaaagtGACCACACCATTTCACAATCCTACTGGCAGTTATGAGGGTTCCAAATTTTCATCATCAGCACTTCAGATTAGCTGTCTCTTTCTAACTTTAGTCACCCTAATGGGTGGGAATTGGCGTCAcgctgtggtttcaatttgcattttctcaGTAACGACTGATGATGAGTATCTTATTGGCCatgtgtgtatcttctttggagaaatgtttattccaatccattgcccatttttaaattttagtatttttattattgagttataagagGTGTTTGTTATATTCTGGATGTAAATCCCTTGTCAAGTTTATGACCTGCAAATACTTCCTCCCATTCTgtggctgccttttcattttctttcacctggaTTTATGGAGGTTAAGAGCTGAAAGTACCATACCCAAATCAGCCCAAATATTCCAAATCAAAACCCAAACCACTGAGCCTGTAAGATATGTCTTTGAAATCATTCTGCAGAAATACTCATATAAGCACAAGGACACATGGACAGTGACCCTCACTGCACTAGGCCCAGCCCACGCCGTCACACCAGACCTCTAGCAGACCACAGGGCTGATCTGCATGCCACATGGGGAGATGGAGCTCCTTTCACTTCTTGCTTTACATAATACTGAGTGATCTGAAATTTCTTCAGTAAGTACACCCTTCCTTTGGGATTTtcaaagcagtaaaaaaaaaatgttatcaccTTTGAAATTAAGGTATTAATTTcacacatattattaaagcaTAGTTGCATGAAGTAATCTAACACTGTACAATGCTTGTCATTAGGGCACGAGTACATTTTCAGGCAAAAGGCTCCTATCTGTAAACAtcaaaaaagttttgtttttagttatttgtgatagaaatatttttctaagcACACTGCATACTTCCCTGACTTTTTAATGCCCACATCATCGTGATATTTCTAGATCATCAGTATGCTTACTGGTTACTCTATCGGGCTGTAAACAATAATGCATTCAGTGGTATGAAGTGTGTGTTTATAATTCTCTGAAGAATTAAACTTTTTGACTGTGTACTCTTAGAGAGAAGTCACTTTGAAGACCTTATTTGACTAGACACATCCTCTGCTGACCCGTTCCTGCTCCCCAGCACCCTTGGCGACCCTCCCCAGATCCCCTCGTCATGCTTGTCACCCCACTCACTGAGGCAACgctcagtcacacacacatgcctGTGTGTACACGTGCCAGGGTTTTAACTAACTGCAAGCTCCTTGAAGGCTTAGCATCTCCTATATTACTTAGTATGTGCTATGAATAAGATAGGACTTTATAAAAATCTGATAAATTTATACTAAGTATTAGCCAGTACTGTTTTTCAGATTCTGAGTGTGTCATATGTCTCATCACACAGACCAGTGGCCATTACAAAGACATAAAGCTTGGAGGGGATTTTTACTGTGGACTCCTTAATGCCCTTTGTATTTTGAAGTGAAAATGCTTTACTTATTACAATAAATAGATACCACCTTTCAAAGATCATTCAGTTCAACCTCTTCCCTATATGCAAAAGAAGCTCTAAGGCTCTGGAGAGTTACAGAACTTAACCCAAATCAGACAGATGTAAGTGGCAGGCTAGGTCAGAGCCCACTCCCTAGTGCACCTCCCCCCACAGATACTGCTCTTCAATGGAAGGAACAGACTACCACTGCCTACGTGATCACAGACAGATAGCCTTTGGGAAGGACAGCCACCTGACCCTCAGAGGCCAGGATCAACCCACTCCAGATGTGCACTTTGATCACACAAGTTCCATACAGTCTCAAGGGCACCTAGAGAGATGATTACCTGTTCATAAAAGTAGAGTGCTCTTTCAAAGTTCTTCAGCCCAGTATAGATCATCCctccataataataataacataaaaaGTGCTTTGCATCGTAAGCTCCATTCTCTTTACAGATATCCATCATGTCCACGTCAAGATATGGGAGCGCAGGCTTAAAGCATTTAGCTAGCAAACAAAGctgtgaaaaatttttaaattgtcattttaattacacTTTGGCAGGATTTAGCAGAAGCAGCAAATTCACAGATTCCAGGAAGTTCAAGAAAATAGTACTTTGTTTTAcatcttattaaaataatttaaatgtcaaCACTTTACTCCATTTTCTTAAGtattcaaaacaaaacagcatttcTTTATAAAAGATTAGTCAGCAATGAGATAAGGCACTCCACAGATGAATTAGAGCTCAGCTCTCACTCGGCTCACCGAGGACCCATTCTGTGCATAGATGCACAAACAAGCGAGTCCTATTCCCTCTGctgaccagtggaaaagaaataGACCAGCATGATATGATTAAATGGAAGTAGACCAGCATGATATGATTAAATGGAAGTATTTTCCTCAATTCCTTTTCAATTTCTGAATGCTTTAGGTAAGTGTAGGAAACTATGCAACACAAGAAAGTAGGCACATGGCAATGTCTGTACATGGAGGATGGGGCCATGGGTGAGACACAGGTACAactcagagctgtacacttaagatCAGTACATTTTACTGCATCCATGTTACACCTCAATcacaaaagttttttaaaagacaaaaaacaacacagGAAGAAAAGCAAGCATATCTCCATGTGAACTAGATCATGTGTGTGAAATAATCCATGTGCCAAGTTATTTATTAAGGCAATAACCTAAATACCCTACAGGGACTGACTAAACCCATATTATGGCATTCTCTTCAACTAGAAAGCACTGATAATGCGATCTGCGCCAAGATACAGGAAGTAGAAAAAAGCAAGATACATAAGACTTCACTAGAttgtggaaaaaaagaaaaacacatatgTGTTTGCACATACATAAAACAGCTTTGGAAGGATACACAAGAAGCTCCTAACACTGGTTTTCTTTGGAGAGAAGAGATAGGCGGCTAGTGCCCAGGGTGGTAAGGAGACTTCATTACATGCCCTCCCTCTTAGTTTCTGGATTTTGAACCATATAAAATTAAATGGGTAACATTTTAAGGTGTAAGACGTTACCTGTGTTTACTCTCAAATTCTAcaattccttaaaaagaaaatgacttcaggttttttttaacattgtaaACACTAATTAGAACCCTATCTGTTCTATTCACATCACAAGTCTACTAGTTGAGCCCCATTCACAGTTCGTATTCAGTAGCCTACAGAAAAATTCCCTTACAGATAACAGATGTACTTACACATTTCAACTTCTAGAACATATCAGGCTCCCCCAGAATGCCTTCACTTAGCTTACCCAGTGTTAAGCAAACACACAACCAACCTTCCATCTCTGACTCAGCGTGACTCACTTTTTGGCTGCTTACCTGGCACAGGTCAGCATGTATTGAGGTCAACTGGTTTGTATTCATCTGCATCTTGTCTACGGCTTGCTTAAGGATGCCAATTCCTCGCAGGGGCTGTCGGAAATGACATCTCTTTCAGATAAGTTCTCAAAGGTGGCAGCAAATTGGATCTTAGGTTGTCacttacaaacaaaaaataacactAATTGATAGGTTCCTTTACATAACAATCTGAGGTTTCCATACTCTTTCAGgaaacttctctctctcttcagtcAGAAACCAGAAACTGTTTTCTTAAGCCTTTTTCTTGTGATATTTAAAGTAATTCAGTACCACTGTTTAAATCATACAGTTTACTTTACAATGAAGAGCAGCTAACAAAAGCAGCATTGCTTTCTCAACAGCTCATTTTATTTCCATCTAAACGAACAACAATTTTCCAAATCACCTGCAATAGATGAGAGCCTATGTTTAGTAAATTTAATTGTGTGTAAGGATTTGGCATTTTTCGACAAGCCAGTCTAGATATCATTTGTAAATTCTCTCCAACAATATTTTCTTACCCCAGAAGCTACAAACGGACCATTTCCTGCCCTGATTACAAATAATAACAAGTTTCAAATGGTATAGTCAGTTTCTGCACAGGAGATGAGACTATAAAATAGCTGAATAACTTGCATAGATTGTTCAAAGaagagtaaatttttttaaaccatctcCTTTAAACCATAATTTATTTAGTAGTCCTACAAAATGACAAATGGTTCCTTCTGTTTTCGGTCTCCTTCAAGTCACTCGTCTTAAAGGTCTATTTCAAATAAAGAAGAAACACCCAATTATAACTTGTGTCAGTATCACAGAAGTTAAAGACCAACCAAAAACCATTGAGGTTAAAGGAGATGAAGGAATATAAGAACATAATAGAACCCACGATCTAAGAGTTCTCTTGTTATAAAGGACATTATGGCAACAACTAGCAAAATCTGAAAAAGGTCAGATTTGTGAAAGAATTATATCAACATTCATGTCCTGACCTTGATCACTGTATtgtggttatgtaagagaatGGCCTGATTTTTAGGAAAACACTCTTTGAAGTATTTAGGGCAAGGGACATCATATCTGCAATTTACTTTCCAATggctcagaaaaacagaaaatttaagcAAGTGTGGTAAAATATTAACATCTGGAGAATATGGGTGAAAGGTATATAGTAATTCTTTATATTATTCTTACAACTTTGATTAGAGATAAAATTATGTcataattaaaagttaaaagtttTAACAAACAAAACCCCAGCATATCACAACATAAAGGGCACTGGAATGGTAGTTTCAAAAACCACCATGATCACCGCCAACCTCCCGGAAGGCACCGGAAGGCACTTCCCCATGTCGCGAGTCCTCCCTGACGTAGGGGCTGGCTGTCTTTAGCACATGCTTTGAGTGCCCTGAAGCGACCACATGTATCTGTTAGGATACTTAGTACCAACCTGGAACTTAACATATTTATAATTCGCTCTGTAAGTCAGATGTATCAAGACAGAATTATAAATGCCTGGATAACATTACTTACCTGTTTTCTTTCCACAAGTGCATTTGTTAGCTGATGGCAAAGCCCAGCAACTAGAGATAACAacaaaacattgaaaatataaataactacACAGGCAAAATACAttcaacagaaaataacaaaatgctACTTGCTTACAAGTGTCTGTTGCATATCGAATGTGCTCCCCATTACAAGTACTGATGAAAAGCTGAATCTGTGAGAATAACGTTTCGAAGTCAGGAACACTGGGCATAGAAAACTTCACAAATCTGGAATAAAGACAAAAGAATCAATTTATCCTTATatttcaaaagggaaaatgtagaagCAACTGAAGCCAGAAATCCATCCTACCTCCAATGCTGTGAAACTAAATAGtcacagcatttaaaaattaagaagcaGTGTCTATAGGATTCTCCTGGCCTGGTTCTTAGCacaatcaagacacagaacacagacacaaacagagattaagaaaaatatgcttaaaaaaaaaaaaaaaaaaaaaaactttcaagagAAAATTCCATTAAATTTAAAAGGCCAAAAATCAATATTAGGTTGTCTAATACTTGTGAAGGAACTGAATATAAACTCTTAaccaaaaattttaagaaatatttttcttttgagcaCCATTGAGGCTAGgactatttacttatttaaaagcCAGTTGTTGCTTTTCCTGCTCTGAGGACAGCAGGCCGCAGGGGACAAAGAATGAGAGCTATGGACTGCCTGGAGGCTGTGGCAGTGGTTCAGATTAAAGCTTCCACCAGGATTCAGACAACTCTGTGGTCCATCTGGGAGAAAAACTAGCTGATCGGCAGCACAggaagggctgggggtgctgagaagaagaagagggcaGACTCTGTTGACTCTCCTGAGCCACCTGGCAGATAGGCCTTTCAAATGCCACAATAAATACTGAGAGGGTTGGAGACAGGTTTTGGGGAAGGAATCATGAACTACCACGACTCAGGCATTGCTTACAAGTGAGCttccagatctttttttttttctttaaatgaactGTTGAAACTAATttcaagagaaaggaaatggacATTATTGCCTAATCACAATTTCTCCTACATCTTTCAATCTGTACTTCCATTTATATAGTATTATTCAATTTAATGCAATCTTACATCTATAATTACACTGTCTAATTATCAAAATGTGTCAGTCTCATTTGGGCTTCAGAATAGTTCAGTAGTTCAGTAAGGCACTgtgatttctattttataaataaaaatatgaagctCAGGGCCCACATCCTGTAGCCATTAGAAAAACATAACTGAAATCCAGGGTACAGGAAACAAGGTTTCTTTTActgacatacaatggcaaaataccTGATAAGCCTCAAAATGCTTTCATGTATGTTACCTCACTTGATGTATGTACCTGTAAgtttatgtgtgtataaaatatgCATGCAATCCATTTCTTTAACCAGCAAACACAGTAA
The sequence above is a segment of the Manis pentadactyla isolate mManPen7 chromosome 4, mManPen7.hap1, whole genome shotgun sequence genome. Coding sequences within it:
- the COPS3 gene encoding COP9 signalosome complex subunit 3 isoform X1; its protein translation is MASALEQFVNSVRQLSAQGQMTQLCELINKSGELLAKNLSHLDTVLGALDVQEHSLGVLAVLFVKFSMPSVPDFETLFSQIQLFISTCNGEHIRYATDTFAGLCHQLTNALVERKQPLRGIGILKQAVDKMQMNTNQLTSIHADLCQLCLLAKCFKPALPYLDVDMMDICKENGAYDAKHFLCYYYYGGMIYTGLKNFERALYFYEQAITTPAMAVSHIMLESYKKYILVSLILLGKVQQLPKYTSQIVGRFIKPLSNAYHELAQVYSTNNPSELRNLVNKHSETFTRDNNMGLVKQCLSSLYKKNIQRLTKTFLTLSLQDMASRVQLSGPQEAEKYVLHMIEDGEIFASINQKDGMVSFHDNPEKYNNPAMLHNIDQEMLKCIELDERLKAMDQEITVNPQFVQKSMGSQEDDSGNKPSSYS
- the COPS3 gene encoding COP9 signalosome complex subunit 3 isoform X2, which gives rise to MASALEQFVNSVRQLSAQGQMTQLCELINKSGELLAKNLSHLDTVLGALDVQEHSLGVLAVLFVKFSMPSVPDFETLFSQIQLFISTCNGEHIRYATDTFAGLCHQLTNALVERKQPLRGIGILKQAVDKMQMNTNQLTSIHADLCQLCLLAKCFKPALPYLDVDMMDICKENGAYDAKHFLCYYYYGGMIYTGLKNFERALYFYEQAITTPAMAVSHIMLESYKKYILVSLILLGKVQQLPKYTSQIVGRFIKPLSNAYHELAQVYSTNNPSELRNLVNKHSETFTRDNNMGLVKQCLSSLYKKNIQRLTKIEDGEIFASINQKDGMVSFHDNPEKYNNPAMLHNIDQEMLKCIELDERLKAMDQEITVNPQFVQKSMGSQEDDSGNKPSSYS
- the COPS3 gene encoding COP9 signalosome complex subunit 3 isoform X3; this encodes MASALEQFVNSVRQLSAQGQMTQLCELINKSGELLAKNLSHLDTVLGALDVQEHSLGVLAVLFVKFSMPSVPDFETLFSQIQLFISTCNGEHIRYATDTFAGLCHQLTNALVERKQPLRGIGILKQAVDKMQMNTNQLTSIHADLCQLCLLAKCFKPALPYLDVDMMDICKENGAYDAKHFLCYYYYGGMIYTGLKNFERALYFYEQAITTPAMAVSHIMLESYKKYILVSLILLGKVQQLPKYTSQIVGRFIKPLSNAYHELAQVYSTNNPSELRNLVNKHSETFTRDNNMGLVKQCLSSLYKKNIQRLTKTFLTLSLQDMASRVQLSGPQEAEKYVLHMMLKCIELDERLKAMDQEITVNPQFVQKSMGSQEDDSGNKPSSYS
- the COPS3 gene encoding COP9 signalosome complex subunit 3 isoform X4, whose amino-acid sequence is MASALEQFVNSVRQLSAQGQMTQLCELINKSGELLAKNLSHLDTVLGALDVQEHSLGVLAVLFVKFSMPSVPDFETLFSQIQLFISTCNGEHIRYATDTFAGLCHQLTNALVERKQPLRGIGILKQAVDKMQMNTNQLTSIHADLCQLCLLAKCFKPALPYLDVDMMDICKENGAYDAKHFLCYYYYGGMIYTGLKNFERALYFYEQAITTPAMAVSHIMLESYKKYILVSLILLGKVQQLPKYTSQIVGRFIKTFLTLSLQDMASRVQLSGPQEAEKYVLHMIEDGEIFASINQKDGMVSFHDNPEKYNNPAMLHNIDQEMLKCIELDERLKAMDQEITVNPQFVQKSMGSQEDDSGNKPSSYS